A region from the Ciona intestinalis unplaced genomic scaffold, KH HT001060.1, whole genome shotgun sequence genome encodes:
- the LOC100180086 gene encoding erythrocyte band 7 integral membrane protein isoform X2, with product MEGSRPESGSGNNKVYPKPNGEGAVSAYNQNIDISGEDTEYGCCGYALMGISVFIMILIFPLALCAGIKVVQEYERAVIFRLGRLVKGGAKGPGIFFIIPCTDEYRKVDLRTVSFDVPPQEILTKDSVTISVDAVVYYRVQDATMSIANVENADGATRLLAQTTLRNMLGTKSLSEVLTDREYISAGMQSTLDEATDPWGIKVERVEIKDVRLPVQLQRAMAAEAEAAREARAKVIAAEGEMNASRKLKEAADVMSESPNSMQLRYLQTLTSISAEKNSTIIFPLPIDMLSTMMKK from the exons atggaaGGTTCAAGACCTGAAAGTGGATCAGGTAACAATAAAGTTTACCCAAAACCAAATGGCGAAGGAGCAGTTTCTGCTTACAACCAAAATATAGATATAT CTGGTGAAGATACAGAATATGGGTGCTGTGGATATGCTCTTATGGGAATCTCTGTATTTATAATGATTCTGATATTTCCACTAGCATTATGTGCTGGTATCAAG GTGGTTCAGGAATACGAAAGAGCTGTTATTTTCCGTCTCGGTCGCCTTGTCAAAGGTGGTGCAAAAGGTCCAG GGATCTTTTTTATCATACCATGCACTGATGAATATCGTAAAGTGGATTTGAGAACTGTATCCTTTGATGTGCCACCACAGGAG ATCTTGACCAAGGACAGCGTGACAATATCAGTAGATGCTGTGGTTTACTACAGAGTCCAAGATGCCACCATGAGCATTGCAAATGTGGAGAACGCTGATGGTGCAACTCGACTGCTGGCACAAACCACACTAAGAAACATGCTGGGAACAAAGAGTCTGTCCGAGGTCCTTACTGACCGTGAATATATCAGTGCTGGGATGCAA TCAACACTGGATGAAGCCACGGACCCGTGGGGCATAAAAGTGGAACGAGTCGAAAT TAAGGACGTTCGCTTGCCGGTTCAACTACAACGAGCAATGGCTGCTGAAGCCGAAGCTGCACGAGAGGCAAGGGCAAAG GTAATTGCGGCAGAAGGTGAAATGAATGCTTCCCGCAAGCTAAAGGAAGCTGCTGATGTAATGAGTGAGTCTCCTAACTCGATGCAGCTTCGTTACCTTCAAACCTTAACCTCTATAAGTGCGGAAAAGAATTCAACCATAATCTTCCCTCTGCCTATTGACATGCTGAGCACCATGATGAAAAAATAG
- the LOC100180086 gene encoding erythrocyte band 7 integral membrane protein isoform X3, with the protein MSLGRNTANKEREALREALNAERKAKFSGEDTEYGCCGYALMGISVFIMILIFPLALCAGIKVVQEYERAVIFRLGRLVKGGAKGPGIFFIIPCTDEYRKVDLRTVSFDVPPQEILTKDSVTISVDAVVYYRVQDATMSIANVENADGATRLLAQTTLRNMLGTKSLSEVLTDREYISAGMQSTLDEATDPWGIKVERVEIKDVRLPVQLQRAMAAEAEAAREARAKVIAAEGEMNASRKLKEAADVMSESPNSMQLRYLQTLTSISAEKNSTIIFPLPIDMLSTMMKK; encoded by the exons ATGTCGTTAGGTCGGAACACAGCAAATAAAGAAAGAGAAGCATTGCGTGAAGCGTTGAACGCGGAACGGAAGGCAAAGTTTT CTGGTGAAGATACAGAATATGGGTGCTGTGGATATGCTCTTATGGGAATCTCTGTATTTATAATGATTCTGATATTTCCACTAGCATTATGTGCTGGTATCAAG GTGGTTCAGGAATACGAAAGAGCTGTTATTTTCCGTCTCGGTCGCCTTGTCAAAGGTGGTGCAAAAGGTCCAG GGATCTTTTTTATCATACCATGCACTGATGAATATCGTAAAGTGGATTTGAGAACTGTATCCTTTGATGTGCCACCACAGGAG ATCTTGACCAAGGACAGCGTGACAATATCAGTAGATGCTGTGGTTTACTACAGAGTCCAAGATGCCACCATGAGCATTGCAAATGTGGAGAACGCTGATGGTGCAACTCGACTGCTGGCACAAACCACACTAAGAAACATGCTGGGAACAAAGAGTCTGTCCGAGGTCCTTACTGACCGTGAATATATCAGTGCTGGGATGCAA TCAACACTGGATGAAGCCACGGACCCGTGGGGCATAAAAGTGGAACGAGTCGAAAT TAAGGACGTTCGCTTGCCGGTTCAACTACAACGAGCAATGGCTGCTGAAGCCGAAGCTGCACGAGAGGCAAGGGCAAAG GTAATTGCGGCAGAAGGTGAAATGAATGCTTCCCGCAAGCTAAAGGAAGCTGCTGATGTAATGAGTGAGTCTCCTAACTCGATGCAGCTTCGTTACCTTCAAACCTTAACCTCTATAAGTGCGGAAAAGAATTCAACCATAATCTTCCCTCTGCCTATTGACATGCTGAGCACCATGATGAAAAAATAG
- the LOC100176203 gene encoding short transient receptor potential channel 4-associated protein-like isoform X1: protein MLYNYCRVKWNKSRGNVWHRLRRREVNGNHLRFNAIPKQILVKPKKEKIAPNRLQMVPEELVYQLCVFSSGDNWLEFRKIAEELLNLPEMILLTSGLGFQLIENLLNILVVDIFGVGKKDVGKTSSQHLHDDRATPLQFDHERSADIKLILQLVHTFTNQVPETSYYHLRFKYRLIEVLFTLFSETQHRIHLVASAIAEKLLTATPMSQNNKLFSLQSIKSLPAIVSRMNNDSLLYFYHVISVVMSDCELCGSVSLEQHDQWLNDSSVADTAALNQEFLLSLPSHLENMCLSASRPASEVTRPLSLLAHMLGQSFGSLDLENDDFQMMERQIGSSDSYIWLNDIIHRANLFTIITMLLTGKYQNEVQKRLMKCDFVNRLNNSFEEVIWKDFPDIPDLSADSEDISQTTFVRVQFLRLVHSIADSTSYRYSLLSIEELHTLKQIAEKKNHSLPSEFPTLTNDTAAPLSKRSLLSQVMSKLHQESITFWITRVVEAFLRGPTNPTTQAFLLDKNIVESTVGVLISTRPMHELVRQGCFDMLSTVMKVNVDAFTRCDNALNSARKFQTFISAVEDSLIDSNMFIRCVILTTHYIQTSQTENKEVLVTNRLLEYYTNHKRRIQVIARLVTLLDVSTLSQETVSCLNTSLLLLIMAHRNNRLASYLQCLYGVYEPAVLENLYSLLQFWIVHYSLPFKKNDRKSLEFGSLTQFSEWESVARTLLDPDLRSEISIKHYLAKADEIGRTYGSPNLTYIRWP, encoded by the exons atgttatataattactgtcg tGTAAAGTGGAATAAATCAAGAGGGAATGTTTGGCATCGACTTAGAAGAAGAGAAGTTAATGGCAACCACCTTCGTTTCAATGCG ATACCAAAGCAGATTCTCGTGAAACCAAAGAAAGAGAAGATTGCTCCTAATCGCTTGCAAATGGTGCCTGAAGAATTGGTTTATCAACTATGTGTGTTTTCTTCTGGTGATAATTGGTTAGAGTTCAGGAAAATTGCTGAG GAATTGTTAAATCTTCCTGAGATGATTTTGTTAACCAGTGGTCTTGGATTTCAGTTAATTGAA AATCTACTGAACATATTAGTTGTGGATATATTTGGGGTGGGCAAGAAGGATGTTGGAAAAACATCCTCACAACATCTACATGATGATAGAGCCACTCCTCTGCAGTTTGATCATGAACGAAGTGCTGATATAAAATTGATTCTGCAACTTGTTCACACTTTTACGAACCAG GTCCCAGAAACCTCTTATTACCATTTGCGATTTAAATATCGTTTAATTGAAGTTTTGTTCACTCTGTTCAGTGAAACACAGCATAGAATACATTTGGTGGCATCTGCAATTGCAGAAAAGCTTCTAACAGCAACACCCATGTCACAAAACAACAAGCTGTTTAGTTTACAAAGCATCAAATCTCTACC AGCAATTGTATCTCGCATGAACAATGACTCTCTGTTGTATTTCTATCATGTGATATCAGTGGTCATGTCAGATTGTGAGCTATGTGGGAGTGTTTCACTAGAGCAGCATGATCAATGGCTCAATGACAGCTCAGTTGCTGACACTGCTGCTCTAAATCAAG AGTTCTTACTCAGTCTTCCATCACACCTTGAAAATATGTGTTTGAGTGCAAGTAGACCAGCATCTGAGGTGACCAGACCATTAAGCCTTCTTGCTCATATGCTCGGACAATCATTTGGTTCGCTTGATCTGGAAAATGACGATTTTCAAATGATGGAAAGACAAATTG gcAGCAGTGATTCTTACATATGGCTGAATGATATTATTCATCGAGCAAACTTGTTTACCATCATAACCATGTTATTGACCGGCAAGTACCAAAATGAG GTTCAGAAACGTTTAATGAAATGTGATTTTGTTAACCGACTAAACAATTCATTTGAAGAAGTTATTTGGAAAGATTTTCCTGACATTCCAGATCTTTCTGCAGATTCTGAAGACATTTCCCAA ACCACGTTTGTTAGAGTTCAGTTCCTCCGTTTGGTCCACTCCATAGCAGATAGCACATCCTACAGATACAGCCTTCTATCCATCGAGGAACTACATACATTGAAACAGATTGCTG AAAAGAAAAACCACTCGCTACCGAGTGAGTTTCCAACACTTACTAATGACACAGCTGCACCCCTGAGCAAGAGGAGCTTGTTGAGCCAGGTTATGTCGAAACTTCATCAAGAATCCATCACGTTTTGGATCACTAGGGTTGTTGAAGCTTTCTTACGTGGCCCAACCAATCCAACAACCCAGGCTTTTTTgcttgataaaaatatagtgGAG AGTACTGTGGGAGTTCTTATTTCTACACGGCCAATGCACGAGTTGGTGAGGCAAGGTTGCTTTGATATGCTTTCCACTGTTATGAAAGTCAACGTTGATGCTTTTACAAGATGTGATAATGCTCTTAATTCAGCAAGGAAA tTTCAAACGTTCATATCAGCAGTTGAAGATAGTTTGATCGATTCAAACATGTTTATCAGATGTGTCATACTAACAACTCATTATATACAGACATCgcaaacagaaaataaag AAGTCCTGGTGACAAACAGGTTATTAGAATACTACACAAACCATAAGCGTCGGATACAAGTTATTGCAAGACTTGTAACCCTTCTAGATGTTTCTACTTTATCACAG GAAACAGTAAGTTGTCTCAATACAAGTCTTCTACTGCTCATAATGGCGCACAGGAATAATAGGCTTGCCAG ttatcTCCAATGTTTATATGGTGTGTACGAACCAGCAGTCCTGGAAAACCTTTATAGTTTGTTGCAGTTTTGGATAGTTCATTACTCTCTTCCTTTTAAGAAAAATGACAGAAAATCTCTTGAATTT GGTTCCTTGACTCAATTTTCCGAATGGGAAAGCGTTGCTCGAACTCTGCTTGACCCTGACCTGAGGTCAGAAATTTCTATTAAGCATTACCTTGCAAAAGCAGATGAGATCGGTCGTACATATGGCTCCCCTAATCTAACATATATTCGTTGGCCTTAA
- the LOC100180086 gene encoding erythrocyte band 7 integral membrane protein isoform X4, with product MQKNDEISRRNGNSYNANIDISGEDTEYGCCGYALMGISVFIMILIFPLALCAGIKVVQEYERAVIFRLGRLVKGGAKGPGIFFIIPCTDEYRKVDLRTVSFDVPPQEILTKDSVTISVDAVVYYRVQDATMSIANVENADGATRLLAQTTLRNMLGTKSLSEVLTDREYISAGMQSTLDEATDPWGIKVERVEIKDVRLPVQLQRAMAAEAEAAREARAKVIAAEGEMNASRKLKEAADVMSESPNSMQLRYLQTLTSISAEKNSTIIFPLPIDMLSTMMKK from the exons atgcagaaaaacgATGAAATTTCCCGAAGAAATGGGAACAGTTACAATGCTAATATTGATATTT CTGGTGAAGATACAGAATATGGGTGCTGTGGATATGCTCTTATGGGAATCTCTGTATTTATAATGATTCTGATATTTCCACTAGCATTATGTGCTGGTATCAAG GTGGTTCAGGAATACGAAAGAGCTGTTATTTTCCGTCTCGGTCGCCTTGTCAAAGGTGGTGCAAAAGGTCCAG GGATCTTTTTTATCATACCATGCACTGATGAATATCGTAAAGTGGATTTGAGAACTGTATCCTTTGATGTGCCACCACAGGAG ATCTTGACCAAGGACAGCGTGACAATATCAGTAGATGCTGTGGTTTACTACAGAGTCCAAGATGCCACCATGAGCATTGCAAATGTGGAGAACGCTGATGGTGCAACTCGACTGCTGGCACAAACCACACTAAGAAACATGCTGGGAACAAAGAGTCTGTCCGAGGTCCTTACTGACCGTGAATATATCAGTGCTGGGATGCAA TCAACACTGGATGAAGCCACGGACCCGTGGGGCATAAAAGTGGAACGAGTCGAAAT TAAGGACGTTCGCTTGCCGGTTCAACTACAACGAGCAATGGCTGCTGAAGCCGAAGCTGCACGAGAGGCAAGGGCAAAG GTAATTGCGGCAGAAGGTGAAATGAATGCTTCCCGCAAGCTAAAGGAAGCTGCTGATGTAATGAGTGAGTCTCCTAACTCGATGCAGCTTCGTTACCTTCAAACCTTAACCTCTATAAGTGCGGAAAAGAATTCAACCATAATCTTCCCTCTGCCTATTGACATGCTGAGCACCATGATGAAAAAATAG
- the LOC100180086 gene encoding erythrocyte band 7 integral membrane protein isoform X1: MSEAGTAFLKRKKAVQGTDLSQTNFSSKQQLIGNFSGEDTEYGCCGYALMGISVFIMILIFPLALCAGIKVVQEYERAVIFRLGRLVKGGAKGPGIFFIIPCTDEYRKVDLRTVSFDVPPQEILTKDSVTISVDAVVYYRVQDATMSIANVENADGATRLLAQTTLRNMLGTKSLSEVLTDREYISAGMQSTLDEATDPWGIKVERVEIKDVRLPVQLQRAMAAEAEAAREARAKVIAAEGEMNASRKLKEAADVMSESPNSMQLRYLQTLTSISAEKNSTIIFPLPIDMLSTMMKK; the protein is encoded by the exons ATGAGTGAAGCAGGTACGGCTTTTCTTAAGCGAAAGAAAGCAGTTCAGGGGACGGATTTGTCGCAAACCAATTTTTCTTCTAAACAGCAGTTAATCGGAAACTTTT CTGGTGAAGATACAGAATATGGGTGCTGTGGATATGCTCTTATGGGAATCTCTGTATTTATAATGATTCTGATATTTCCACTAGCATTATGTGCTGGTATCAAG GTGGTTCAGGAATACGAAAGAGCTGTTATTTTCCGTCTCGGTCGCCTTGTCAAAGGTGGTGCAAAAGGTCCAG GGATCTTTTTTATCATACCATGCACTGATGAATATCGTAAAGTGGATTTGAGAACTGTATCCTTTGATGTGCCACCACAGGAG ATCTTGACCAAGGACAGCGTGACAATATCAGTAGATGCTGTGGTTTACTACAGAGTCCAAGATGCCACCATGAGCATTGCAAATGTGGAGAACGCTGATGGTGCAACTCGACTGCTGGCACAAACCACACTAAGAAACATGCTGGGAACAAAGAGTCTGTCCGAGGTCCTTACTGACCGTGAATATATCAGTGCTGGGATGCAA TCAACACTGGATGAAGCCACGGACCCGTGGGGCATAAAAGTGGAACGAGTCGAAAT TAAGGACGTTCGCTTGCCGGTTCAACTACAACGAGCAATGGCTGCTGAAGCCGAAGCTGCACGAGAGGCAAGGGCAAAG GTAATTGCGGCAGAAGGTGAAATGAATGCTTCCCGCAAGCTAAAGGAAGCTGCTGATGTAATGAGTGAGTCTCCTAACTCGATGCAGCTTCGTTACCTTCAAACCTTAACCTCTATAAGTGCGGAAAAGAATTCAACCATAATCTTCCCTCTGCCTATTGACATGCTGAGCACCATGATGAAAAAATAG
- the LOC100176203 gene encoding short transient receptor potential channel 4-associated protein-like isoform X2, which produces MVPEELVYQLCVFSSGDNWLEFRKIAEELLNLPEMILLTSGLGFQLIENLLNILVVDIFGVGKKDVGKTSSQHLHDDRATPLQFDHERSADIKLILQLVHTFTNQVPETSYYHLRFKYRLIEVLFTLFSETQHRIHLVASAIAEKLLTATPMSQNNKLFSLQSIKSLPAIVSRMNNDSLLYFYHVISVVMSDCELCGSVSLEQHDQWLNDSSVADTAALNQEFLLSLPSHLENMCLSASRPASEVTRPLSLLAHMLGQSFGSLDLENDDFQMMERQIGSSDSYIWLNDIIHRANLFTIITMLLTGKYQNEVQKRLMKCDFVNRLNNSFEEVIWKDFPDIPDLSADSEDISQTTFVRVQFLRLVHSIADSTSYRYSLLSIEELHTLKQIAEKKNHSLPSEFPTLTNDTAAPLSKRSLLSQVMSKLHQESITFWITRVVEAFLRGPTNPTTQAFLLDKNIVESTVGVLISTRPMHELVRQGCFDMLSTVMKVNVDAFTRCDNALNSARKFQTFISAVEDSLIDSNMFIRCVILTTHYIQTSQTENKEVLVTNRLLEYYTNHKRRIQVIARLVTLLDVSTLSQETVSCLNTSLLLLIMAHRNNRLASYLQCLYGVYEPAVLENLYSLLQFWIVHYSLPFKKNDRKSLEFGSLTQFSEWESVARTLLDPDLRSEISIKHYLAKADEIGRTYGSPNLTYIRWP; this is translated from the exons ATGGTGCCTGAAGAATTGGTTTATCAACTATGTGTGTTTTCTTCTGGTGATAATTGGTTAGAGTTCAGGAAAATTGCTGAG GAATTGTTAAATCTTCCTGAGATGATTTTGTTAACCAGTGGTCTTGGATTTCAGTTAATTGAA AATCTACTGAACATATTAGTTGTGGATATATTTGGGGTGGGCAAGAAGGATGTTGGAAAAACATCCTCACAACATCTACATGATGATAGAGCCACTCCTCTGCAGTTTGATCATGAACGAAGTGCTGATATAAAATTGATTCTGCAACTTGTTCACACTTTTACGAACCAG GTCCCAGAAACCTCTTATTACCATTTGCGATTTAAATATCGTTTAATTGAAGTTTTGTTCACTCTGTTCAGTGAAACACAGCATAGAATACATTTGGTGGCATCTGCAATTGCAGAAAAGCTTCTAACAGCAACACCCATGTCACAAAACAACAAGCTGTTTAGTTTACAAAGCATCAAATCTCTACC AGCAATTGTATCTCGCATGAACAATGACTCTCTGTTGTATTTCTATCATGTGATATCAGTGGTCATGTCAGATTGTGAGCTATGTGGGAGTGTTTCACTAGAGCAGCATGATCAATGGCTCAATGACAGCTCAGTTGCTGACACTGCTGCTCTAAATCAAG AGTTCTTACTCAGTCTTCCATCACACCTTGAAAATATGTGTTTGAGTGCAAGTAGACCAGCATCTGAGGTGACCAGACCATTAAGCCTTCTTGCTCATATGCTCGGACAATCATTTGGTTCGCTTGATCTGGAAAATGACGATTTTCAAATGATGGAAAGACAAATTG gcAGCAGTGATTCTTACATATGGCTGAATGATATTATTCATCGAGCAAACTTGTTTACCATCATAACCATGTTATTGACCGGCAAGTACCAAAATGAG GTTCAGAAACGTTTAATGAAATGTGATTTTGTTAACCGACTAAACAATTCATTTGAAGAAGTTATTTGGAAAGATTTTCCTGACATTCCAGATCTTTCTGCAGATTCTGAAGACATTTCCCAA ACCACGTTTGTTAGAGTTCAGTTCCTCCGTTTGGTCCACTCCATAGCAGATAGCACATCCTACAGATACAGCCTTCTATCCATCGAGGAACTACATACATTGAAACAGATTGCTG AAAAGAAAAACCACTCGCTACCGAGTGAGTTTCCAACACTTACTAATGACACAGCTGCACCCCTGAGCAAGAGGAGCTTGTTGAGCCAGGTTATGTCGAAACTTCATCAAGAATCCATCACGTTTTGGATCACTAGGGTTGTTGAAGCTTTCTTACGTGGCCCAACCAATCCAACAACCCAGGCTTTTTTgcttgataaaaatatagtgGAG AGTACTGTGGGAGTTCTTATTTCTACACGGCCAATGCACGAGTTGGTGAGGCAAGGTTGCTTTGATATGCTTTCCACTGTTATGAAAGTCAACGTTGATGCTTTTACAAGATGTGATAATGCTCTTAATTCAGCAAGGAAA tTTCAAACGTTCATATCAGCAGTTGAAGATAGTTTGATCGATTCAAACATGTTTATCAGATGTGTCATACTAACAACTCATTATATACAGACATCgcaaacagaaaataaag AAGTCCTGGTGACAAACAGGTTATTAGAATACTACACAAACCATAAGCGTCGGATACAAGTTATTGCAAGACTTGTAACCCTTCTAGATGTTTCTACTTTATCACAG GAAACAGTAAGTTGTCTCAATACAAGTCTTCTACTGCTCATAATGGCGCACAGGAATAATAGGCTTGCCAG ttatcTCCAATGTTTATATGGTGTGTACGAACCAGCAGTCCTGGAAAACCTTTATAGTTTGTTGCAGTTTTGGATAGTTCATTACTCTCTTCCTTTTAAGAAAAATGACAGAAAATCTCTTGAATTT GGTTCCTTGACTCAATTTTCCGAATGGGAAAGCGTTGCTCGAACTCTGCTTGACCCTGACCTGAGGTCAGAAATTTCTATTAAGCATTACCTTGCAAAAGCAGATGAGATCGGTCGTACATATGGCTCCCCTAATCTAACATATATTCGTTGGCCTTAA